A region of Crinalium epipsammum PCC 9333 DNA encodes the following proteins:
- a CDS encoding zinc-ribbon domain-containing protein codes for MTLPLSVTHPHLVAQWHPTKNGNLKPDQVTAGSERNVWLWCKNEPDHVWQARISHQAKKFACPFCSNRRASGTNSLVRKHPEIAAQWHPTLNAPKKLSEVVAGSGQKVWWKCPKGEDHEWQASIVKRTKGNKCPYCAGRKASGTNSLVRKHPEIAAQWHPTKNAPKKLSEVVAGSGQKAWWKCPKDEDHEWKTDVRGRTKGQGCPYCAGRKPSKKGSLASLYPEIAAQWHPTLNQPLTPSEVVPGARQPAWWLCPINKNHEWCACIHTRTRLNSGCPGCKNGWTVGVIKSFVRSLIPYLDTFTPAELYLVFQQNGILHAQGKSKGFLKALATGKFPISEINKFVNDEPSLVDDFLQDKELSLEALSADEQVVDNIEASDELIAEITSPEASDTLPVVETLSVLESLNHLITSDGDSLAVEFLRASALDKIWKHAFVNPAEAVAQAQKYTGSGYAEMVKTYFLDEYNQASQLELPDGYNFRIDGLIVEPNLMQRLTAVKLSKYKRIGNLSGAGTGKTFGAILASRVIRANFTIICCPNSVVIDWERAILNAFPDSVVRTKTFTPDWGASNNGRYLILNYEMFQQDKSATNIRLLLNNDLPIDLIVIDEIQFVKQRESTKLSQRRQMVQALLYNAGERHPGLHVLAMSATPVINNLEEGKNLVEMVTGFSHSELDTKPTVSNCMKLHQRLVSLGIRWMPKYSVDYKLEVEEIPVDCAEFLDSVRLLQKQDSILELEKILTRARLPVIRENVRKKTIIYTPLIQGIAKILRDALIWDGWKVGFYTGEDKSGRDSFLYGDTDVLIASDIISVGIDGFQAVCNRLIINVLPWTYAEFEQLNGRLIRPGQRHEQVTVVIPLTYADVNGTRWSWCDSKMQRLQFKKSLADAAVDGVVPEGHLRTPAQAYSDVLGWLQKLETGVKVIDRSVIVVPLPEDEEVEKLQRRKSDFSSLNRLWNQTKSENTHVRLQSNPEEWMQYHAYYREARADWTVIPYMEMIDWCSHRSGYCIGDFGCGEALLASHVGDKHKVYSFDHVAINEQVIACDLASLPLADKTLDVAIFCLSLMGSNFTDYILEAYRTLKLDGQLHIIEPHSRFGNKEQFCADLSANGFKIISVEERWIFTHIHALKSERLPSGINIQF; via the coding sequence ATGACTCTTCCCCTATCAGTTACTCATCCCCATCTAGTAGCACAATGGCATCCAACTAAAAACGGCAACCTCAAGCCAGATCAAGTGACAGCAGGTTCAGAAAGGAATGTATGGTTGTGGTGTAAAAATGAACCCGATCACGTATGGCAAGCACGAATTTCCCATCAAGCCAAAAAATTTGCCTGCCCGTTTTGCAGCAACAGAAGGGCATCTGGAACTAACTCACTCGTCCGTAAACATCCAGAAATAGCGGCACAATGGCATCCGACTTTAAACGCTCCCAAAAAGCTATCAGAAGTCGTAGCAGGGTCGGGTCAGAAAGTATGGTGGAAATGTCCCAAAGGGGAAGACCACGAGTGGCAAGCTTCTATTGTTAAAAGGACGAAAGGAAATAAATGCCCGTATTGTGCAGGCAGAAAGGCATCTGGAACTAACTCACTCGTCCGTAAACATCCAGAAATAGCAGCACAATGGCATCCGACTAAAAACGCTCCCAAAAAGCTATCAGAAGTCGTAGCAGGGTCGGGTCAGAAAGCATGGTGGAAATGCCCCAAAGATGAAGACCACGAGTGGAAAACTGATGTTCGAGGAAGAACCAAAGGGCAAGGGTGTCCGTATTGTGCAGGCAGAAAGCCATCTAAAAAGGGCTCACTCGCTAGTTTATATCCAGAAATAGCAGCACAATGGCATCCAACTTTAAACCAACCGCTCACCCCATCAGAAGTTGTACCAGGTGCCAGACAACCAGCATGGTGGCTTTGTCCCATCAATAAAAATCACGAATGGTGTGCTTGTATTCATACCAGAACACGGCTTAATAGTGGTTGCCCTGGTTGTAAGAACGGGTGGACAGTGGGAGTGATTAAATCTTTTGTCCGCTCGTTAATTCCTTATCTAGATACCTTCACCCCAGCAGAACTTTACCTGGTATTTCAACAAAATGGCATACTTCATGCCCAAGGTAAGAGTAAGGGGTTTTTAAAGGCGCTCGCCACAGGGAAATTCCCTATATCCGAAATCAACAAATTTGTTAACGACGAGCCATCACTTGTTGATGATTTCTTACAAGATAAAGAGCTTTCTTTAGAAGCACTATCCGCCGATGAGCAAGTTGTTGATAATATTGAGGCATCGGATGAATTAATCGCAGAAATCACTTCACCCGAAGCATCCGATACTTTACCAGTAGTAGAAACTTTATCAGTTTTAGAATCATTAAATCACCTAATTACTTCTGACGGAGATTCATTAGCTGTAGAATTTTTAAGGGCATCAGCTTTGGATAAAATTTGGAAACACGCTTTTGTTAATCCAGCAGAGGCTGTTGCTCAAGCACAGAAGTATACAGGTTCTGGCTATGCAGAAATGGTCAAAACGTATTTCCTTGATGAATATAATCAAGCGAGTCAACTCGAATTGCCAGATGGTTACAACTTCCGCATTGATGGCTTAATTGTTGAACCAAACTTAATGCAACGGCTTACGGCGGTAAAATTAAGCAAGTACAAGCGCATTGGCAATTTGTCTGGAGCAGGTACTGGCAAAACATTCGGTGCTATACTTGCTAGCCGAGTAATAAGAGCGAATTTTACTATTATCTGCTGCCCTAATAGCGTAGTCATTGATTGGGAGAGGGCGATTCTCAATGCTTTTCCAGATAGCGTGGTGCGTACCAAGACTTTTACACCAGACTGGGGTGCATCTAACAACGGTCGCTACCTGATTCTTAACTACGAGATGTTCCAGCAGGATAAATCTGCTACAAACATACGCTTATTACTCAATAACGATTTGCCGATAGATTTAATCGTTATTGACGAAATTCAGTTTGTCAAGCAGCGCGAATCTACTAAACTGTCGCAACGTAGGCAGATGGTACAAGCACTGCTTTATAACGCAGGTGAGCGCCATCCTGGTTTGCACGTTCTAGCTATGTCAGCCACGCCAGTTATCAACAACTTAGAAGAAGGGAAGAACTTAGTCGAAATGGTAACAGGTTTCTCCCATTCTGAACTCGATACTAAGCCAACGGTATCCAACTGCATGAAGCTGCACCAGCGTCTCGTTTCCTTGGGTATACGCTGGATGCCCAAGTATAGCGTGGATTATAAGCTAGAAGTAGAAGAAATCCCCGTAGATTGTGCTGAATTTTTGGACTCTGTGCGGTTGCTACAAAAGCAGGACAGCATACTGGAATTAGAGAAAATTCTCACCCGCGCCCGACTGCCTGTGATTAGAGAAAACGTCCGTAAAAAGACCATTATCTATACTCCTTTAATTCAAGGAATTGCCAAGATACTCAGAGATGCGCTGATTTGGGATGGTTGGAAAGTTGGATTCTATACAGGTGAAGATAAATCTGGGCGGGACAGCTTTCTTTATGGCGATACTGACGTATTGATTGCCTCGGATATTATTAGCGTTGGGATAGATGGATTCCAAGCTGTTTGTAACCGATTGATTATTAATGTCTTACCTTGGACTTATGCGGAATTCGAGCAGCTTAATGGTCGTCTGATTCGTCCAGGGCAACGTCATGAGCAGGTAACGGTGGTAATTCCGTTAACTTATGCCGATGTTAACGGAACTAGGTGGTCGTGGTGCGATTCAAAGATGCAACGGTTGCAGTTTAAAAAGTCTCTTGCTGATGCTGCGGTAGATGGGGTGGTTCCAGAGGGGCATTTACGGACACCTGCCCAAGCTTATAGTGATGTCTTGGGTTGGTTGCAGAAACTGGAAACTGGGGTTAAGGTTATTGACCGCTCTGTGATTGTAGTCCCGTTACCAGAGGATGAGGAAGTAGAGAAATTACAACGACGAAAAAGCGATTTCTCTTCTCTGAACCGCCTGTGGAACCAAACGAAAAGCGAAAATACTCACGTTCGCTTGCAGTCTAATCCAGAAGAGTGGATGCAGTATCACGCTTATTACAGGGAAGCACGTGCAGATTGGACAGTTATTCCATATATGGAAATGATTGACTGGTGTAGTCATCGTAGCGGTTACTGTATTGGTGATTTTGGTTGTGGTGAGGCTTTGTTAGCGTCTCATGTTGGAGATAAGCATAAAGTTTACAGTTTCGACCACGTTGCTATTAACGAGCAAGTTATTGCTTGTGATTTGGCTTCATTACCGTTAGCCGACAAGACGTTGGATGTAGCTATTTTCTGCTTGTCGCTGATGGGATCAAATTTTACTGATTATATATTGGAGGCGTATCGCACTCTCAAGCTTGACGGGCAGTTACACATTATCGAGCCACATTCTAGGTTTGGAAATAAGGAGCAGTTTTGTGCTGATTTGTCAGCTAATGGTTTTAAGATTATTAGTGTTGAAGAGCGGTGGATTTTTACACACATTCACGCACTTAAGTCGGAACGTTTACCTAGCGGTATCAACATCCAATTTTAG